One segment of Methylocella silvestris BL2 DNA contains the following:
- a CDS encoding YdcH family protein — MSLENHLTALEQRHDALDREIEKSLMHPAIDELKLAELKRRKLQLKDEIAKLRGESAFSTIH, encoded by the coding sequence ATGTCACTCGAAAATCATTTGACTGCTTTGGAACAGCGCCACGACGCGCTCGACCGTGAGATCGAAAAGTCGTTGATGCACCCTGCGATTGACGAGTTGAAACTGGCTGAACTTAAACGCCGTAAACTGCAACTCAAAGATGAGATTGCAAAGCTTCGAGGCGAGTCAGCCTTCTCCACCATACATTAG
- a CDS encoding YdcH family protein, whose amino-acid sequence MPEKLSDGERGPLQAELEHLRQEHRDLDAAIDALLHLGTVDQLQIQRLKKRKLSLRDRVAFIEDQLTPDIIA is encoded by the coding sequence ATGCCCGAAAAGCTAAGCGACGGCGAACGCGGCCCGTTGCAGGCCGAGCTTGAGCATTTGCGTCAGGAGCATCGCGATCTCGATGCCGCCATCGACGCGCTTCTTCATCTCGGAACGGTGGATCAGCTGCAGATCCAGCGCCTCAAGAAACGCAAGCTCTCTTTGCGCGACCGCGTCGCCTTCATCGAGGATCAGTTGACGCCGGATATCATCGCCTGA